AGCGTAGGCTTGGACTGGGTAGGAGCCTGGGGTTGGAATGATTCTGCAATCAATGAGAACGTGGACAGATTTCAGAGAGCCTATCTATACCAGTAATTCTCTATCTAATCATGGGGGACCACTAGGTGCCTATTGTACAGTATTCAATTACAGCTGCGGATCATCAATTATAACTGCACCTCATTATACTGTAGTACATTATGTGCTCTGGCTTGCACACAGCAATTGTTATTTAATGACCTCTTGTCTTGTCTGATAAATGATATGTCTGGTGCTTTCTCAGTACTTACGGTGGGTGGACcgtcttccttctctcctctgttgATGCAGGGACATACAGGACACCAATGTTCCTCAGCAGCCTGAAAGGCATCTTCTTGTCCAGCACTGATGCCCTGGCATCGGACATGTCCAGAAGTGAGAGCCAGCCCTTACCGTCTGTTTCACCAGTGCAAGTTAAGGAGAATGTGTGACGCAGTGATGCAAGATTTTTTCTAAACAAACATGCCATAATGTTCAGCAGCAGGATTCATATACAACACCTATAACCTATTACCACTTAACTACACTACTAAGCACACTTATAAAGCTGTGACATACTGCAGAGGAGTGTATCAGTTATTTTGAACCACAATGAGGttatagccggccgcgaccgggagacccatggggcggcgcacaattggcccagcgttgtccagggtaggggagggaatggccggcagggatgtagctcagttggtagagcatggcgtttgcaacgccagggttgtgggttcgattcccacgggggggcagtatgaaaaattaaaaaataactcactaactgtaagtcgctctggataagagcgtctgctaaatgactaaaatgtaaatgtaaatgagtaagGATACAGATCCCCCCTGCGATGATGGCGATGGCATTGCAAAGGAAGACAGTGTGTGGGACCAAAAGTGTTATGATGAACAGAAACAGCCAGGGCAGGGCTAACATGGGTACAGTGACCCCGAAAAGAAAGCCCTTAACCTTACGGGAGTGCACTGTGGCCATACCCATAAGGGAGAGGGACACTGGAATGAACCCCTCCACCTGTTTCTGGGCAGATGCACCAAACAGTAGCAGACCCAGTATGGTGTACAACACCCCTGTGCTGATAGAGAGCAGCAGAAACATGAGGAGGAACCGAACAGTCCCCACACTCTTCTCAATGCCTCCACAGAGGGGGCACCAGAACCCCAATACTGAGGAGTAGCTGGGTCACTGTCTTGTGGTGGAAGGAGTATGTGATGAGCTTGTGCACTGCAAAGGAAGAGGAAAGGATTAAAACATAAATGATAGGGTTGACAGACATAAGCTGCACTGGTGTGTTGTGCTGTAGCCTGCTGCTGTAGCCTACTGGCACCATCTGTTACATTAGCTATAcgttttagcaagctagctaacgttacaacaCTCTCATTCAAAGTAGCTACTGAGCATATATGACTGTTGATTCACTCAGACCCTCCTAGCTAACTTACCATGCCCATTGCCAAAAACTGTCGTTCCAAGACTGAAGACATCCTCTGATAAACCGAAAT
The Coregonus clupeaformis isolate EN_2021a unplaced genomic scaffold, ASM2061545v1 scaf3733, whole genome shotgun sequence DNA segment above includes these coding regions:
- the LOC121563268 gene encoding rhomboid domain-containing protein 2-like isoform X1 yields the protein MFLLLSISTGVLYTILGLLLFGASAQKQVEGFIPVSLSLMGMATVHSRKVKGFLFGVTVPMLALPWLFLFIITLLVPHTVFLCNAIAIIAGGIYGKGWLSLLDMSDARASVLDKKMPFRLLRNIGVLYVPASTEERRKTVHPPIIPTPGSYPVQAYAPVSFTSNLQATETTPKTFEGWANSYYTQGSPVQLSGYNGHNHGYGLKHSFGPSHGHSHEHGHSCSHSQGHGHSHEHSFGHGLSHGHASASQTSSHWAPVAQHPHSQHSHLSPLSVSVSAPQSFTAKMPESLPESVMVHPGAPVSSLTD